The following are from one region of the Cyanobium gracile PCC 6307 genome:
- the mqo gene encoding malate dehydrogenase (quinone), with translation MTLTTVDVTLVGAGIMGATLGTLLRQLQPDLSLLLVEGLPREAQESSSAWNNAGTGHAGNCELNYTPMAADGSISLAKALDINEAFDLSRQFWTHLVRDGALGSPGAFIQGVPHMSFVLGEERRAYLRERHRRMAAHHCYAGMAYSEDHAQVAAWAPLLIEGRDPAQAIGATHIAAGTDVNFGALTSQLLDHLRASGAFEARFSTAVQSLRRRPEGGWRLETRDRTTGETRLIDTGTVFLGAGGGALTLLQKSGIPEGRGYGGFPVSGLWLRCGDPALASRHHAKVYGMAAAGSPPMSVPHLDTRLVDGRQWILFGPYAGFSSKFLKSGSLCDWPRSLRAGNLLPLLAVARDNLPLTEYLIGQVFASAEQRFAALRDFYPDARPSDWTLAVAGQRVQIIKADARRGGVLQFGTEVVHAADTSLVAVLGASPGASAAVAIALEILHSCFRETLPDGWQATLKRILPSYGASIRDDADLCRRIRSESAEVLGLAAPA, from the coding sequence GTGACGCTGACCACCGTCGATGTGACCCTGGTCGGGGCGGGGATCATGGGCGCCACCCTCGGCACCCTGCTGCGGCAGCTGCAGCCGGACCTGAGCCTGCTGCTCGTCGAGGGCCTCCCCCGGGAGGCCCAGGAGAGTTCCAGCGCCTGGAACAACGCCGGCACGGGCCACGCGGGGAACTGCGAGCTCAACTACACGCCGATGGCGGCGGACGGCTCGATCAGCCTGGCCAAGGCGCTCGACATCAACGAAGCCTTCGATCTCTCGCGCCAGTTCTGGACCCATCTGGTGCGGGACGGGGCCCTGGGCTCCCCCGGGGCCTTCATCCAGGGCGTCCCCCACATGAGCTTCGTGCTGGGGGAGGAGCGGCGGGCCTACCTGCGGGAGCGCCACCGGCGGATGGCGGCCCACCACTGCTACGCGGGGATGGCCTACAGCGAAGACCACGCCCAGGTGGCGGCGTGGGCACCGCTGCTGATCGAAGGACGGGATCCCGCCCAGGCGATCGGCGCCACCCACATCGCCGCCGGCACCGACGTGAACTTCGGAGCCCTCACCAGCCAGCTGCTGGATCACCTGCGGGCCAGCGGGGCCTTTGAGGCGCGGTTCTCCACGGCGGTGCAGTCGCTGCGGCGGCGGCCGGAGGGTGGCTGGCGCCTGGAGACCCGCGACCGGACCACCGGGGAGACCCGGCTGATCGATACGGGCACCGTGTTTCTGGGGGCCGGCGGCGGCGCCCTCACCCTGCTGCAGAAATCGGGGATCCCGGAAGGGCGCGGCTACGGCGGCTTCCCCGTCAGCGGCCTGTGGCTGCGCTGCGGCGACCCCGCCCTGGCCAGCCGCCACCACGCCAAGGTCTATGGGATGGCCGCCGCCGGCTCACCGCCGATGTCGGTGCCCCACCTCGACACGCGCCTTGTCGACGGCCGTCAGTGGATCCTGTTCGGGCCCTACGCGGGCTTCTCCAGCAAGTTCCTCAAGAGCGGCTCCCTCTGCGACTGGCCCCGCTCCCTGCGGGCCGGCAATCTCCTGCCGCTGCTGGCGGTGGCGCGGGACAACCTGCCCCTGACCGAGTACCTGATCGGCCAGGTGTTCGCCAGCGCCGAGCAGCGCTTCGCCGCCCTGCGCGACTTCTATCCCGACGCCCGCCCCTCCGACTGGACCCTGGCGGTGGCCGGCCAGCGGGTGCAGATCATCAAGGCCGATGCCAGGCGCGGCGGGGTGCTCCAGTTCGGCACCGAGGTGGTGCATGCCGCCGACACCTCCCTGGTGGCCGTGCTGGGGGCCTCCCCCGGCGCTTCGGCCGCCGTGGCGATCGCCCTGGAGATCCTCCACTCCTGCTTCCGCGAGACGCTGCCCGACGGCTGGCAGGCCACCCTGAAGCGGATCCTGCCCTCCTACGGCGCCTCGATCCGCGACGATGCCGACCTCTGCCGGCGGATCCGCAGCGAGAGCGCCGAGGTGCTGGGGCTGGCGGCGCCGGCCTAG
- a CDS encoding PAP/fibrillin family protein — translation MRAVTQAPPATPDGPAAAAGGAPACRQELLRLLRGGSPGAAPPAARRIEALIGRLELLLPADLRSQAAQLAGVWELRWSSSSQPYLAVRPWLENLQLLDPAGGRALNLLRPAGPLGPLAGIAVQASIAVASEAPHQRVSVRFERGGWRGPRFGDQRLELFRQVRQSFAAWLDVTVLDDELRVSRGQNGTLFALVRRADLELAAFLD, via the coding sequence GTGAGAGCAGTGACCCAGGCTCCCCCTGCCACCCCCGATGGCCCGGCCGCTGCCGCCGGCGGGGCCCCGGCCTGCCGCCAGGAACTGCTGAGGTTGCTGCGGGGTGGATCCCCCGGCGCTGCCCCCCCGGCCGCCCGGCGGATCGAGGCCCTGATCGGGCGGCTGGAACTCCTGCTGCCCGCCGATCTCAGGTCCCAGGCCGCCCAGCTGGCGGGCGTGTGGGAGCTGCGCTGGAGCAGCAGTTCCCAGCCCTATCTGGCGGTCAGGCCCTGGCTGGAGAATCTGCAACTGCTCGATCCGGCCGGCGGCCGGGCCCTCAACCTGCTGCGGCCGGCCGGGCCCCTCGGGCCCCTGGCGGGGATCGCTGTGCAGGCCAGCATCGCCGTGGCTTCCGAGGCCCCCCACCAGCGGGTGTCGGTGCGCTTCGAGCGTGGCGGCTGGCGGGGGCCCCGGTTCGGCGATCAGCGGCTGGAGCTGTTCCGGCAGGTGCGGCAGAGCTTTGCCGCCTGGCTCGATGTCACCGTGCTCGATGACGAGCTGCGGGTGAGCCGCGGCCAGAATGGCACCCTGTTCGCCCTGGTGCGGAGAGCGGACCTCGAGCTGGCGGCGTTTCTGGACTGA
- the xth gene encoding exodeoxyribonuclease III, with translation MRIATWNVNSVRTRLDQVCAWLQAEAPDVLCLQETKVADDLFPHAAFEALGYRAVISGQKAYNGVAILSRQPIEDVRVGFAALLPGDSAAVELGEQKRVISAWIEGVRVLNLYVPNGSSLTSLKYPYKLEWLACLRRYLEAQDAQGEPLAMVGDFNIALEARDIHDPERLSGGIMASEPERQALRDALGDRLEDVFRVFEPDAGHWSWWDYRTGAWDRDMGWRIDHIYLSEELLACAIGCVIHRDQRGNEQPSDHAPVTVRLAWPPEPAQDGDGEGDDAGGW, from the coding sequence CTGCGGATCGCCACCTGGAACGTCAACTCGGTGCGCACCCGGCTCGATCAGGTCTGCGCCTGGCTCCAGGCCGAGGCCCCCGACGTGCTCTGCCTGCAGGAGACCAAGGTGGCCGATGACCTGTTCCCCCACGCCGCCTTCGAGGCCCTGGGCTACCGGGCGGTGATCAGCGGCCAGAAGGCCTACAACGGCGTGGCGATCCTCAGCCGGCAGCCGATCGAGGATGTGCGGGTGGGCTTCGCCGCGCTCCTCCCGGGCGATTCGGCCGCCGTGGAGCTCGGCGAGCAGAAACGGGTGATCAGCGCCTGGATCGAGGGGGTGCGGGTGCTCAACCTCTACGTGCCCAACGGCTCTTCCCTGACCTCTCTGAAGTACCCCTACAAGCTGGAATGGCTGGCCTGCCTGCGGCGCTACCTGGAGGCCCAGGACGCTCAAGGGGAACCCCTGGCCATGGTGGGGGACTTCAACATCGCCCTGGAGGCCCGCGACATCCACGACCCGGAGCGCCTCAGCGGCGGGATCATGGCCAGCGAACCCGAGCGCCAGGCCCTGAGGGACGCCTTGGGGGACCGGCTGGAGGACGTGTTCCGTGTCTTCGAACCGGATGCCGGCCACTGGAGCTGGTGGGACTACCGCACCGGCGCCTGGGACCGGGACATGGGCTGGCGCATCGACCACATCTATCTGTCCGAGGAGCTGCTGGCCTGTGCCATTGGCTGCGTGATCCACAGGGACCAGCGGGGCAACGAGCAGCCCAGCGACCACGCGCCGGTGACGGTACGCCTGGCCTGGCCGCCCGAACCGGCGCAGGACGGGGACGGCGAGGGGGACGACGCCGGGGGCTGGTGA
- a CDS encoding tetratricopeptide repeat protein — MPSPNRSLSGLWSLLAVSLVGILALGGGWWLGHRQSATQASADPKRTLLTKEATRLRLRLDADEATPADRQRLLELLVALDRKGEAIGLLEPMADREPERWSLRLMLAELRRDQGDRSGAERELRQILNLRPTQVEGLQLLSLLNLEQGRGAAAEARVKAAYGMAIRPDVRPEALGIGLLLAELQLKRNQAATAAATYLQLANLFPQDQRPLLGLAMLRHEQGDTKGAQEALAQARLRSPDPDKPDPRLDKLAASWGLEPLRSPSAALPTLPAPASGPGRRTP; from the coding sequence ATGCCCTCCCCGAACCGAAGCCTGAGCGGCCTCTGGTCGCTGCTGGCCGTCAGCCTGGTCGGGATCCTGGCCCTCGGGGGGGGCTGGTGGCTGGGTCATCGCCAGTCGGCGACGCAGGCCAGCGCCGACCCGAAGCGGACCCTGCTCACCAAGGAGGCCACCCGCCTGCGGCTGCGGCTCGATGCCGATGAGGCCACCCCGGCCGACCGTCAGCGGCTGCTGGAACTGCTGGTCGCCCTGGACCGAAAGGGGGAGGCCATCGGCCTGCTGGAGCCGATGGCCGACCGGGAGCCCGAGCGCTGGTCCCTGCGGCTGATGCTGGCCGAGCTGCGTCGGGACCAGGGCGACCGCAGCGGCGCCGAACGGGAGCTGCGCCAGATCCTCAACCTGCGCCCCACCCAGGTGGAGGGCCTGCAGCTGCTCAGCCTGCTGAACCTGGAACAGGGTCGTGGCGCCGCCGCCGAGGCCCGCGTCAAGGCGGCCTACGGGATGGCGATCAGACCCGACGTGAGGCCGGAGGCCCTCGGCATCGGCCTGTTGCTGGCGGAACTGCAGCTCAAACGCAATCAGGCGGCAACGGCGGCGGCCACCTACCTGCAGCTGGCCAACCTGTTCCCCCAGGACCAGCGCCCCCTGCTGGGTTTGGCGATGCTGCGCCACGAACAGGGGGATACCAAGGGGGCCCAGGAGGCCCTGGCCCAGGCACGGCTGCGCAGTCCGGATCCCGACAAGCCGGATCCGAGGCTGGACAAACTGGCGGCCAGCTGGGGACTGGAGCCGCTCAGATCCCCTTCAGCTGCCCTGCCGACGCTGCCGGCGCCGGCTTCGGGGCCTGGGCGTCGAACTCCCTGA
- a CDS encoding LarC family nickel insertion protein produces the protein MTLALLDCPTGLAGNMLLAALLDLGVPEEIITVPLAALGLEGRYRLRIEERRSAGLRGLHLDVESLDPQPHHRPWGALRGQLQAAPLEPALQQKVLAVFGLLAEAEAAVHGHPAEAVAFHEVGAIDALVDIVGVCAGLLHLGVEQLVCGVPPAGHGRVVTAHGALPLPAPAVLEIARSRGLPLGSSEGFPAGELTTPTGMALAACWADRFGPSPAALPLQVGVGLGSRQLDRANLLRLTLARPLGEAGAEGAIEGGSEGGEVREALLHQQAQIDDATAEDLAYLAEALRLEGALEVFSQPVAMKKGRTGTLMTALMPPELGPRLRRVWWRHGTTLGVREQLQDRWILPRQSETLATPLGPVRIKWATLPDGRRRAKPEHADLVELAGRLGRSIEEVRDEVRRALASGGEAP, from the coding sequence ATGACCCTGGCCCTGCTGGATTGCCCCACCGGCCTGGCCGGCAACATGCTGCTGGCGGCCCTGCTGGACCTCGGGGTGCCCGAGGAGATCATCACGGTGCCCCTGGCCGCCCTGGGGCTGGAGGGCCGCTACCGGCTGCGGATCGAGGAGCGCCGCAGCGCCGGGCTGCGGGGACTCCACCTGGATGTGGAGTCGCTGGACCCCCAGCCGCACCATCGCCCCTGGGGGGCGTTGCGCGGCCAGCTCCAGGCCGCCCCGCTGGAACCGGCGCTGCAGCAGAAGGTGCTGGCGGTGTTCGGCTTGCTGGCCGAGGCGGAGGCGGCGGTCCACGGCCATCCCGCCGAGGCTGTGGCGTTCCATGAGGTGGGGGCGATCGACGCCCTGGTGGACATCGTCGGTGTCTGCGCCGGCCTGCTCCATCTGGGGGTGGAGCAGCTCGTCTGCGGCGTGCCGCCCGCCGGGCACGGCCGTGTCGTCACCGCCCACGGGGCCCTGCCCCTGCCCGCCCCGGCGGTGCTGGAGATCGCCCGCTCCCGGGGTCTGCCCCTGGGCTCCAGCGAGGGCTTCCCCGCCGGCGAGCTCACCACCCCCACCGGGATGGCCCTGGCGGCCTGCTGGGCCGACCGTTTCGGCCCCTCCCCCGCGGCCCTGCCGCTGCAGGTGGGGGTTGGTCTGGGCAGCCGCCAGCTGGATCGGGCCAACCTGCTCCGGCTCACCCTGGCCCGGCCCCTGGGGGAGGCGGGTGCGGAGGGGGCCATCGAGGGGGGCAGCGAGGGGGGCGAGGTGCGCGAAGCCCTGCTGCACCAGCAGGCCCAGATCGACGACGCCACGGCCGAGGACCTGGCCTACCTGGCCGAGGCCCTGCGCCTCGAGGGGGCCTTGGAGGTGTTCAGCCAGCCGGTGGCGATGAAGAAGGGACGCACCGGCACCCTGATGACCGCCCTGATGCCCCCGGAGCTGGGGCCCCGGTTGCGCCGGGTGTGGTGGCGCCATGGCACGACGCTGGGGGTGCGCGAGCAGCTGCAGGACCGCTGGATCCTGCCGCGGCAGAGCGAGACGCTGGCCACCCCGCTGGGGCCGGTGCGGATCAAGTGGGCCACCCTGCCCGACGGCCGCCGGCGGGCCAAGCCGGAGCACGCCGACCTCGTGGAGCTGGCCGGGCGCCTGGGACGCTCGATCGAGGAGGTGCGCGACGAGGTGCGCCGGGCCCTGGCCTCCGGCGGGGAAGCCCCATGA
- a CDS encoding lysylphosphatidylglycerol synthase domain-containing protein, producing the protein MSAWSSRLLRLRGRLPALPGGLRPWITLGSIGFVMAALLSHGRQLVQLRLDGQGWLWLLLGVGVSLLSLVVNGVAWGVVLRWLGLRPDWAAVVELHVATNLRKFLPGGIWHLASRVQRLRSEGAPLAAPLSTTRALVAVLLDPLVTAVAALALVPLGGFQGGLGLVCLLPLALLLPRWLDPLLVRLERRRARDLGLEEELALETPMERSTWLPGYPWPPLLAQMAFVLLRFAGFCCCIQAFDLPLASDAGVWLAGFALAWTAGLVVPGAPGGLGVFEAVLLLRMGVALPEAPLLAVALSYRLIVTLTDLLGAALVSLDGSLARGASARRATLASTPTPDSPSQ; encoded by the coding sequence ATGAGCGCCTGGTCCTCCCGGCTCCTGCGCCTGCGCGGCCGCCTGCCGGCGCTCCCCGGCGGCCTGCGCCCCTGGATCACCCTGGGCAGCATCGGTTTCGTGATGGCGGCCCTGCTCAGCCACGGTCGCCAGCTGGTGCAGCTGCGGCTCGATGGCCAGGGCTGGCTGTGGCTGCTGCTGGGGGTCGGTGTGAGCCTGCTGAGCCTGGTGGTGAACGGAGTGGCCTGGGGCGTGGTGCTGCGCTGGCTGGGGCTGCGGCCCGACTGGGCCGCGGTGGTGGAACTGCACGTGGCCACCAACCTGCGCAAGTTCCTGCCCGGTGGGATCTGGCATCTGGCCTCGCGGGTGCAGCGGCTGCGCAGCGAGGGCGCGCCCCTGGCCGCCCCGCTCAGCACCACCAGGGCCCTGGTTGCGGTGCTGCTCGATCCCCTGGTGACGGCGGTGGCGGCCCTGGCGCTGGTGCCCCTCGGCGGCTTTCAGGGCGGGCTGGGCCTGGTGTGCCTGCTGCCCCTGGCCCTGCTGCTGCCCCGCTGGCTCGACCCCCTGCTGGTGCGGCTGGAGCGGCGCCGGGCCCGGGACCTGGGCCTGGAGGAGGAACTCGCGCTGGAGACGCCGATGGAGCGGTCCACCTGGCTGCCGGGCTATCCCTGGCCGCCCCTGCTGGCGCAGATGGCCTTCGTGCTGCTGCGCTTCGCCGGCTTCTGCTGCTGCATCCAGGCGTTCGACCTGCCGCTGGCCAGCGATGCCGGCGTCTGGCTGGCGGGATTCGCCCTGGCCTGGACCGCCGGCCTGGTGGTGCCGGGGGCGCCGGGGGGCCTGGGGGTGTTCGAGGCGGTGCTGCTGTTGCGGATGGGGGTGGCCCTGCCGGAGGCCCCGCTGCTGGCGGTGGCCCTCAGCTACCGCCTGATCGTCACGCTCACCGATCTGCTGGGGGCCGCCCTGGTCAGCCTGGACGGCAGCCTGGCCCGGGGGGCTTCGGCCAGGCGCGCGACGTTGGCCAGCACGCCGACGCCAGACAGCCCTTCTCAATAG
- a CDS encoding Fur family transcriptional regulator gives MNTPPTSLAQPRSLRTTLNDRGQRLTPQRQRVLDLFERIGEGSHLSAEEVHLRLVRSQERVSLATVYRTLRLLSSMGLLQELELPEGGRRFELAGDAHRDHHHLVCVRCGRTEEFESGAVLAAGEAAAGAFGFRLLECVLNVRALCPACAAEEQG, from the coding sequence GTGAACACTCCCCCCACCAGCCTGGCCCAGCCCCGCAGCCTGCGCACCACCCTCAACGACCGGGGCCAGCGGCTCACGCCCCAGCGTCAGCGGGTTCTGGATCTGTTCGAGCGGATCGGCGAGGGCAGCCACCTGAGCGCCGAGGAGGTGCATCTGCGCCTGGTGCGCAGCCAGGAGCGGGTGTCGCTGGCCACCGTCTACCGCACCCTGCGGCTGCTGAGTTCGATGGGGCTGCTGCAGGAGCTGGAGCTGCCGGAGGGGGGGCGCCGCTTCGAGCTGGCCGGCGACGCCCACCGCGACCATCACCATCTGGTCTGTGTCCGCTGCGGCCGCACCGAGGAGTTCGAGAGCGGTGCCGTGCTGGCCGCCGGCGAGGCGGCGGCCGGGGCCTTCGGCTTCCGGCTGCTGGAGTGCGTCCTCAACGTGCGGGCCCTCTGTCCGGCCTGCGCGGCTGAGGAGCAGGGCTGA
- a CDS encoding Crp/Fnr family transcriptional regulator: MRYRFLPDDPASAVRMPAGQAVLLDPTPRPGGSCLEVLDGIARVYCPCEETEGMTLAFLQSGDQLRTDRLCSEGVCVEALTPLCFRSDAEPLDGHGFDPVNEWTLQLLRIRHLGSAEQRLHALLSLLVRRLGRRCGPWCDLPFRLTHERIGELIGTTRVTTTRLISRIRAADLLEAPSGETGLRLAPALVDGAPLAA, encoded by the coding sequence ATGCGTTACCGCTTCCTCCCCGACGACCCCGCCAGTGCCGTGCGCATGCCCGCCGGTCAGGCGGTCCTGCTCGACCCCACCCCCCGTCCCGGCGGCTCCTGCCTCGAGGTCCTCGACGGCATCGCCCGCGTCTACTGCCCCTGTGAGGAGACCGAGGGCATGACCCTGGCCTTCCTCCAATCCGGCGACCAGCTCCGCACCGACCGTCTCTGCAGCGAGGGCGTCTGCGTCGAGGCCCTCACCCCCCTCTGCTTCCGCAGCGATGCCGAGCCCCTCGATGGCCATGGCTTCGATCCGGTCAACGAGTGGACCCTGCAGCTGCTGCGCATCCGCCACCTCGGCAGCGCCGAGCAGCGGCTCCATGCCCTGCTCTCCCTGCTGGTGCGCCGGCTGGGGCGCCGCTGCGGCCCCTGGTGCGATCTCCCCTTCCGCCTCACCCATGAGCGCATCGGCGAGCTGATCGGCACCACCCGCGTCACCACCACCCGGCTGATCTCCCGCATCCGGGCCGCCGATCTGCTCGAGGCCCCCAGCGGCGAGACCGGCCTGCGCCTGGCACCGGCCCTGGTGGACGGCGCTCCCCTGGCGGCCTGA
- a CDS encoding ABC transporter permease has protein sequence MRRASLAAAVLLVCALALLPFLALAGFAVRDAGSAGLWLGAEGLEQLSNTLVLVVGVGLIGALLGTANGWLTACCQFPGRRWLRLAQVLPLAAPAFVLAAVLVDLGSRWGFRVHGIGWALLLLSLTTYSYVFLLSTESFSGSGQRQLEACRSLGVGPWGSFRRVALPLALPSIGAGVALSGMEVVNELGAVELLGVPTLSRGILQRWQAEGDLPGAVGLALIALVLVSLLVGAERWMRQRSRRWNLGQGDAGTLQWPLRGWRRLLAQLLTLLPPLVSLGLPLTWLLASRDHLQSDPLEDLLALTLRSLGLALVAALVTVAGALVLAISRRWLADRLLGRLTFFSGMGYAVPGTVLALALMLIGGPLQLSPLLLLLWGYADRFLAVSKQGLDAAFEHIPPSLDESATSLGCGWLAVLRRIHLPLLRGPLLVGALLVFVDVVKELPLTFSLRPFDFDTLSVRVYQYASDERVGAALIPALLILALGLAASIALMPSLERQGRGD, from the coding sequence ATGCGGCGGGCCTCCCTCGCGGCGGCCGTGCTGCTGGTCTGCGCCCTGGCGCTGCTGCCGTTCCTGGCCCTGGCCGGCTTCGCGGTCCGCGATGCCGGCTCAGCCGGCCTCTGGCTGGGGGCCGAAGGTCTGGAGCAGCTGAGCAACACGCTGGTGCTGGTGGTGGGCGTCGGCCTGATCGGCGCCCTGCTGGGCACCGCCAACGGCTGGCTCACCGCCTGCTGCCAGTTCCCCGGTCGCCGCTGGCTGCGGCTGGCCCAGGTGCTGCCCCTGGCGGCTCCAGCCTTCGTGCTCGCCGCCGTGCTGGTCGACCTCGGCAGCCGCTGGGGTTTTCGCGTGCACGGCATCGGCTGGGCCCTGCTGCTGCTCAGCCTCACCACCTACAGCTATGTGTTTCTGCTCTCCACCGAGAGCTTCTCCGGCAGTGGCCAGCGCCAGCTGGAGGCCTGCCGCAGCCTGGGGGTGGGCCCCTGGGGCAGCTTCCGGAGGGTTGCCCTGCCCCTGGCGCTGCCGTCGATCGGCGCCGGTGTGGCCCTGAGCGGCATGGAGGTCGTCAATGAGCTCGGCGCCGTGGAACTGCTGGGGGTTCCCACCCTGTCGCGGGGGATCCTGCAGCGCTGGCAGGCGGAGGGCGACCTGCCGGGGGCCGTGGGGCTGGCCCTGATCGCCCTGGTGCTGGTGAGCCTGCTGGTGGGGGCCGAACGCTGGATGCGCCAGCGCAGCCGCCGCTGGAACCTGGGGCAGGGGGACGCCGGCACGCTGCAGTGGCCGCTGCGGGGCTGGCGTCGCCTGCTGGCCCAGCTGCTCACCCTGCTGCCGCCCCTGGTCAGCCTGGGGCTTCCCCTCACCTGGCTGCTGGCGAGCCGCGACCACCTGCAGAGCGATCCGCTCGAGGACCTGCTGGCCCTGACCCTGCGCAGCCTGGGGCTGGCCCTGGTCGCCGCCCTGGTCACCGTCGCGGGGGCCCTGGTGCTGGCCATCAGCCGCCGCTGGCTGGCCGACCGGCTGCTGGGCCGGCTCACCTTCTTCTCCGGCATGGGCTACGCCGTGCCCGGCACCGTGCTCGCCCTGGCCCTGATGCTGATCGGCGGGCCCCTGCAGCTCAGCCCCCTGCTGCTGCTGCTCTGGGGCTACGCCGACCGCTTTCTGGCCGTCTCCAAGCAGGGACTCGACGCCGCCTTCGAGCACATCCCCCCCAGCCTGGACGAATCCGCCACCAGCCTGGGCTGCGGATGGCTGGCGGTGCTGCGGCGCATCCACCTGCCGCTGCTGCGGGGTCCGCTGCTGGTGGGGGCACTGCTGGTCTTCGTCGACGTGGTGAAGGAGCTGCCCCTCACCTTCTCCCTGCGCCCCTTCGACTTCGACACCCTCTCGGTGCGTGTCTACCAGTACGCCAGCGACGAACGGGTGGGGGCGGCCCTGATTCCGGCGCTGCTGATCCTGGCGCTGGGACTGGCCGCCTCGATCGCCCTGATGCCCAGCCTGGAGCGGCAGGGCCGGGGCGACTGA
- a CDS encoding extracellular solute-binding protein, whose amino-acid sequence MPSSRFLRRRLLLPVGGSAALAAALLAVFGGGSLPAIGQSQPKAPAVAQAGTTIGVYSGRHYNTDKELYRQFTARTGIKVNVLEAKDDALLERLKSEGKNSPADVLVLVDAARLDAATDQGLFRPTRSAALQRDVPANLRDSQGRWYGLTRRVRAVVVNPKLVNPATIRTYADLARPALKGKLCLRDRKSPYNQSLVASRMILNGDAATRTWIRGMVANVSQPFFTSDTPLARAVARGECGVGVVNTYYIARMLSGEGGAQDKQLAERLRVVYLNPSHVNITGAGVTRHAKNPQAAIRLIEFLASPTGGRGYAEANNEYPLKGFGDNPILKRFGTFRADGVSVEQIGSKSRAATQMMESNGWK is encoded by the coding sequence ATGCCCTCGTCCAGGTTCCTCCGCCGTCGCCTCCTGCTCCCTGTCGGCGGATCCGCGGCCCTGGCCGCAGCCCTGCTCGCCGTCTTCGGCGGCGGTTCGCTGCCGGCCATCGGTCAGTCGCAGCCCAAGGCTCCCGCCGTCGCCCAGGCCGGCACCACCATCGGTGTCTACTCCGGCCGCCACTACAACACCGACAAGGAGCTCTACCGCCAGTTCACCGCCCGCACCGGCATCAAGGTGAACGTGCTGGAAGCCAAGGACGACGCCCTGCTGGAGCGCCTCAAGAGTGAGGGCAAGAACAGCCCCGCCGATGTGCTTGTTCTCGTCGACGCCGCCCGCCTCGACGCCGCCACCGACCAGGGCCTGTTCCGGCCCACCCGTTCGGCCGCCCTGCAGCGGGACGTGCCCGCCAACCTGCGGGATTCCCAGGGCCGCTGGTATGGCCTCACCCGCCGGGTGCGCGCCGTGGTCGTGAACCCGAAGCTGGTGAATCCGGCGACGATCCGCACCTACGCCGATCTGGCCAGGCCGGCCCTCAAGGGCAAGCTCTGCCTGCGGGATCGCAAGAGCCCCTACAACCAGTCCCTGGTGGCCAGCCGCATGATCCTCAACGGTGATGCCGCAACCCGCACCTGGATCCGCGGCATGGTGGCCAACGTGAGCCAGCCCTTCTTCACCTCCGACACCCCCCTGGCCCGGGCCGTCGCCCGGGGCGAGTGCGGCGTCGGGGTGGTGAACACCTACTACATCGCCCGCATGCTCTCCGGGGAAGGCGGCGCCCAGGACAAGCAGCTGGCCGAACGGCTGCGGGTGGTCTATCTCAATCCCTCCCACGTCAACATCACCGGCGCCGGCGTCACCCGCCATGCCAAAAATCCCCAGGCGGCGATCCGGCTGATCGAGTTCCTGGCCTCCCCCACCGGCGGCCGCGGCTACGCCGAAGCCAACAACGAGTACCCCCTGAAGGGCTTCGGTGACAACCCGATCCTGAAGCGCTTCGGCACCTTCCGGGCCGATGGGGTCTCGGTGGAGCAGATCGGGTCCAAGAGCCGCGCGGCCACCCAGATGATGGAATCGAACGGCTGGAAGTAG